A segment of the Capra hircus breed San Clemente chromosome 19, ASM170441v1, whole genome shotgun sequence genome:
ACCCTGCCCCGTGGGAGCATAGAGCTGGGAGAGGCCAGACACTGGGACTGAGCTGCTCACTCACACCCACCCTACTCCCTAGTTTTCTGACAGTGCCTTCCTGGGTGTGACCACGCTGAAACATGTCCATCTGGAGAACAACCGCCTGCACCAGCTGCCCTCCAACTTCCCCTTTGACAGCCTGGAGACCCTCACCCTCACCAACAACCCCTGGAAGTGTACCTGCCAGCTCCGGGGCCTTCGGAGGTGAGAGGGCCCCAGTAGTACCCCTAGAGGCCATCCTCGTGGGATGGAGTGGAGACATACTGACCCTGCCCTAAGACATCCTAGGCATATGTCCTAGATTTGCTCCCTAGGAGGTGGGGGACGCTGGGCATTcccccatttgtaaaatgaagatgacAGCTCCAGACTACCCTAAAGCAAAGTCACCCTGACCCCGTGGTTCACCGTCCTTACCTCCAGTACTCTCACATCTCTTCCCCAACCCCGGCAACTCTCTGTCTCTCCAGGTGGCTGGAAGCTAAGACCTCTCGCCCTGATGCCACTTGTGCATCGCCCGCCAAGTTCAGGGGCCAGCACATTCGTGACACAGATGCCTTCCGCGGCTGCAAGTTCCCCACTAAGAGGTCCAAGAAAGCCGGCCGCCATTAAACAGGTGGGGTCCAGTGGGCATGGCCCCATTCTCTCTCTGGAGGCTCTGGAATTGAGGAGGGTGTCCCAAGATGCTTGCATTTTTAcagggaaaggaggggaggaCTGGGGCTCCCTCCTCTAAGGGGGAAAACGATGCTTCCTAGGACTCCCACCATTCTCTCCAAACATCGTCTAGACTGTTGCCGTCCTGACACCAGTCCTTGCCTCACCACAGGTCCTGACCCAGCCAGTCCTGGTGACTGGCCTCTGCCTTCTGCCGGAGAAACTACTGATCCTCTCACCTCTGACTCCCATCTTCTCTCAACACCCTCTGCTGATACATAGATCTGTTCACACCTAGACATGTCCTGGCAGGGCACCTGGGCACTCCAGCACAAACCCAGCTCCACTTGAGGCTGAGAGCTCCAGCATGCCTGGCCTCACAGCCACAGCTCCTCTCAGAGAAGCTGTTGCTAAGACCCCCAAGTCCTTTAGGACCAGAACAGGGTGACCATCAGGATGGCCACCCTTCCAGAATCCTCCTCTCAATTTCCCTTTCCCTGTCATTCGGAAACAAACAGCAGATCCTTGCCCTACCCCTTGCTTCTAGGAAGGGTCTGAAGCCCCTACCCTCAACTCCGCCAGCCCCCACCTGCCAGGACACTGGTGCTTTGCCACACATCCGCCCATGCTGCATTTCTTCCCCAgatttctataaatataaatttatgtatgtataatatttatTCCCCTGTCACCTGTCTTTGTGACTTGAGAGCTGTTGATGAGGTCAGACTGCAGTTTCTCACATCTGCTTTCTAGAATGAAGGCCAGCTGAAGGGTCTTCCTTGGAGACCCAGGCTGGACTCCTCAACACATCCAGCAATCTGTTCTTGCCCAGCCCTggcctggcccccaccccagcccctgcctctACTTACCACTAGCTCCTTCATGTTCAACTTGTTGATGATGGCTCTGATCAGCTCTGggggtgcaggagacccagcaaTCACACCTGAATTGGAGAGAGGGCTGACACAGCTCCCACCTTCTCCAGGTTCAGTAGACTCCCATTCACCTCTAGCCCTTTTTAGGAAATAACATTCCCTTTGCTTCCCGACCCTGAACTTGTTTCTAGACCTGGCAGCTGTCCTTAGGCTGATGTCTAGGCAGCTGGTCTTAGGCTGATGTCTAGGGACACTGGGGatttccttccctcccacccatGTTTAGTGGCCTTTTTGCCCCTAAATGAAAGATTGGGCACCTGTGTAGCTCACTAGGCTAGTCCTGGCCTCACCACTCTTGGCCCCATCCCACCTCCACGTATGGTTGAGATGTCGTAACTGGAGAAGTCTGGTTGGTTCAGAACGTCCACGAACATTGTGGGGGTCCCATACAGGAAGGAGCCTCTGTATAAGGGAGGTGCGTCTCAAAATCAGGCTTGGAAGTAGAGGGCAACTTCCTCCTCTCACCCACGAGACTCTAACCCTCTAGTAAGGGCCACAGCTGCACTGTGGGATATAAGCAGAAGCTCCTTGGAGGGAGGGACTGGTCTCCTGAGAATCTCCCACTACCCCGTCTCCATTTCTCCTGATTGGAGGGCGGAGACGGCTTGGAAAGGAATCAGGGCCCAGGAGTGAGGAACAGGAGGATCTTATCAGCCCACAGATAGCTGCCCACTGATGCCCACCTTTCTCTGCTGATGGCTTCCAGCGTCTTCTTGCCCTCAAAGACTGGAGAGCACAGGATAAGGGTGACACCATGCATCAAGCTCACCATTGTGCCCCCCACAGAACCCAGGCAGTGGTACAGGGGACTGGGCAGGACTACCCGCGATTCCTCTGGCGTCTGGAGATGGAAGCAGGAGCTGGGTCTACTGTGGGGCCAGAAGCCCTGCTCCTCTAGCCAGAAGGGGGAACCCAGCAAGCCCCCACCCCTGCAGGGTGCCAGGAAGCCCTTGCTGGGCCAGCGCCCCCTCACCTTCTGGTGCAGTCTCAGGCGCTGTCCTATCATGTTGGCGTTGTTGACAATGTTGTAATGGGAGAGCGTAGCCCCCTTGGGGCTGCCGGTTGTCCCCTGACAAGACAAGAAGCTGATAGCTTGGCCTCTTTCATCCATCTCCTTCCCACCCTGGGCCACGGCAGGGAAGGGCACTGGACTGGGAGTCAGGAGACGGAGATTGTTGCCTTAGATCCACCTATTCACTCAGTACATTTTTACAGAGATTTGCCTTGTGCCTGCACGGTGCCAGGTGTTAGGATTCAGAAATGTGGCAGAGAAGGTCTATTCTCAGGCCACTGATAAGGTGGCTCAGAGGCTCACCAGCAGatggcctctctgggcctcagtttccccatctgccaaATGAGGGGCTCTGACCTGTGGTGGCTCAGCACATCTGCCCCTGGCTTGGGGCAAGAGGGCCAGGGGAGAGGAGCATGTGACAAGGACTCTAGTTGCTGATGTTTTCCAGGGCAGAGGGGACAGCGAGGGCAGGCCCCAGGAGACGAGTGCTCTCCTGATCTCTGCCCTGATCTCTGCTGCCTCCTTGTTCTCAGGGGCAGGTCACAGGGTAGGCAGGTGTTAGCATGCCAGCCTGGGTTCAGGACCTGGAGATCGCTGCCGTACCGAGGTGAACTGGATGTTGATGGGGTCATGGCAGGACAGGAACTGCTGGGTGTGCCGGAGCCGGGCCAGATTTTGCTCTTGACTGCCAGCTGCCACCACCTCATCCAGGAGCAGCGTCCCTGGCAGATGGGCATCCACCGAGATGACTGTGGTCAGATCCGGAAGCCTGGCGGTGGGGAGCATGACAGGAGGGATGGCCCCCAGAGATGGGTAAGGAGTGAGCGGCCCAAGATATGGGATGATGTACCCCTCCCAGCCCGGGACACCCCCACCTCTGACTCttcaaggcccctggctgggcctTCTCCACCTCTGGACAGATCTGCTTCAGGATGTTGTAGTAATGCTGAGTCTTGAACTGCCTGGGAAACACAAGGGCTTTGCAGCCCACCTGTAGAAGGGCAGCCCCCCGCCACGGTCAGCAGGAAGCCCCAGCCTGGGAATGTGGTGGAGTCCTGACAGTTGCTCTCCCTCCCATACACTGACACCGAAATACACACAGCCGccacccccgacacacacactgGCCTGTCTGACCAGCCACCCCCTCCTCCCGCCCACTGCCTGAAGAAGGACAGACTCAGGGTGTcacctgtgcatgcccccacccctcTCAGCCTTCTGTGACAGCTGGAAGGCCCCTGTGCTAGGTACTAGCTGGCTTCCCCCACAGTACCCAAGGAATGCGCCCACCTTCTTGAGGGCATACTCCAGCTCCATAGCCTGGTACGCTGGATTCACAGATACCTGGTGGAGACAGTGAGGGTACGTCACGTGTCCTGGGCAGATGCTGTCCCACTTGCAGCCCCTCCACCCTCACAGGCAGCACCCTGTACCTTCAGGCTTCCTTAGTGGGCTTCAGGAGAAAGCACTAGCTGGTCTGAAACCAGCCAGGCACTGGTGTGATTCTGGGGCCAAGGGTCCAGGGAGCTCCCCTGAATGATGCCCTCCCCCCTGCATACCCAGCTATGCCAGGCAATCCCCTCCTCACCAGGATGATGCCAGCCTGGGCTGTGGCCAGCTGCATGAGTACCCATGCATAGGAGTTGGGCCCCCACATGCCCAGCCGGTCACCCTTGCGGAGGCCGATACTCAAGAGCCCAGAAGCAGCTTTATCCACCTGGAATAAACAGAAGgggaacagagggtgagatgtaggTGAGCAGAAAGGAGCCCATGACTCTGACTTTAACCTTTGGCCCAGGGGTTCACACCAGAACCACTTGGGAATGAGGGACAGGCAGATACGCAGGCCTGAGATCTGGAGGGGGACTTGGGGACACGCATAGTTACCCAGTGTCCCAGGAACAACTGACGCAGGAGGCACCTGGACCACCTCTGCCTCAGCCCTGCCCCCCACTCCTGATATTCTCAGGCAGCCCCAGCACGCTGCCCCATAGCCGGGCACCACCCCTGCAGCTCCGCCAAGCTTGGCACCTGGGGGCCAGCACCTGCCCACTTTGAAGGTTCAAAGTCAGGACCCACCTCCTCCTTGAGTTGGGCAAAGGTCAACCTGATGTTTTCATGGTGGACAACCAAGGCCTCCTGGTCTGGGATCCTCTGTGCTGTGGCATCCAGGCACCGCCCCACAGTCTTGTTACTAAGGTGCAATCCGACGTGGCCCTGGACATAGCTGAAGCCTCCGACGGGCAAGGGGACGGTGTGATCCAGctctccagaactgtgggaaaagGGGCTATGGGTTCAACTACACCAAGCCAGGCCTCCTTGGAACCAAAGGCTGGCACATCGTGCTAGGAAGCAGGTTGCATACAACGTGTGCAGGAAACTCCAGAAACTGTCTGATCTGCCCCATTGCCAGGGACCCATTTAACTTAGGAGCTACTTTGCCCTTGGGAAATCAAAACCTGGAGGCTGACTTCTGTCCCTAATCAGAGAGAAGGTTCTTCTCCCCACCCTTCTCCTCAGTTTCCACTGAGTGCCAAGCGTCTGGAGCCTTGGTATCCAAACCCTAGAAAGGGACACTAAGGTCAATCATGCTGAGAGGTAGCCTGGGAGGGCTGGGAATGGCCTCATTCTAGACACCACTTCCTCCTGGTAAAAAGACCCCTGGGTATctgtcaaaacccacagaatgatCTAACACAAGGACTAAACCCTGATGTAAACTTGGACCACAGTCAACAATAATGTACCATGCGTGCAtgtttgctaagtcgcttcagtctagtctgactctttgcgaccctatgaactgtagcctgccaggctcctctgtccatgagattctccaggcaagaatactggagtcagttgttgcgccctccctccagggatcttcctgactcagggattgaacctgtgtctcttacactggtgggcaggttctttaccactagcaccacctgggaagtcaataATGTCCCATACTAGTTCACTAATTGTAATGTACCATCCTAATGCAGATGTTAATATTAGAGAAACAGTGCCAGGGATGGGGTCAGGGGTGGGCATAACGAACTCTATGTATGATCTACTCAGTTATTCTGTAACTAAAACTGTTATGAattattaaaacaattattttttctattttaaaaaaaaggtcccCAGAAGTCTAAGTATCATAAGCTTAGGCCTGCTTATGCCCATTTGCCAGAGCTGGGTGACAGGTGCTGGGCTCCCATCCAGGCCCAGAGAAGTATATGACAGCTCTCAGACCCTGTTCTCATCTGAGAGGGCAGGCTCCAGATCCAGGCTTTCCAGACCACCACCTCAGGGTGGTGTGGGCCCTGAGGACCCTTCCTGATGATTCAGTCCTACAGTTGCTGAGCTGAAAAGGCCAATCCTAACCGTCACTGATTGGCTGCTTCTGGCTTATGGGGGAGAATTTCAGGACAGAATAAAGTATGCAGGGCAGAGGGGAGCAAAACTGGGTTTCCCTATAAATGAGAGGAGACCTCACGTCACATGAGGGTGTGTCCCGGTGCAGGCTGATGGGTAGGTTGTCCTGACTTCAATAAAGATGAGTCACAAACTGGAGAGCTTGGGGCCTTTGGTCTCATCCCAGGTGTGCCGCTGGCTGGGTGGGAGATTGTCACAAACACCTTCGGTGTCCCTTGCTATGTGTCCTCAGCACATTTCTAGTTTCACTGATAGGGCAGTTTCTTGAGGTTCTGTCCTCAGTGACTCCCTCAAGTTTCTCCTTCTGTGGCTGGGCAGTTCTGGGAGGCATCAAGCCTGGAGGGCGTGGGTAAGATCCTGGTTGCCCACACACGCCCCAAATTGACTTCTTGTCTCCTCTCCATACTCCCTCACTCCTGCTTCCCAAGATCACAAATAAACCACCTGTACCCACGTACTTGTTCTCAAGAAAATCCAAGTGAACATATCTGTGTtttctcctctctgggcctcacccTCCCTACCTATAAAGTCTGAGGACTTGGATCAGTGGTTATCCTCAAAGGGATGCTATCTAGATCACCTTCCTGGGCAATCTTCTCAAAGACTGTAGTGAGCCACCTAAGCCAGCTGGTTTCCTCAGGTGTGCTAGGACAGAAAATAGCCAGAAGTCACAGGCCTCTGAAGCCCTGCAAGCCCCCACATTCTACCACTCAGGCTGGCAGACCTAAATAACTACTGAGGTAGTTCCTCACAGTCACCATGACACCCCTCAAAAGAGACTGTGTACCCACATCCTTCCCTCACAGGCATAATGTGGAGGACGCCCATTTTTGCCCACTGGGAAACAGATGTGCTCCTTTCTTGGGTTTGCCAAAGTGATCGGTGTAAGAGCAAGCATGTAGAGAAAACCTGCTTAGGAAGAAAGTCAACACAGAGAGATGGAAAGACagacaaagacagaaacagacaggAAGACCCAGGACAGACTTAATCTTGAGCTTGTCGAGTGCCTAGATACAGTCTACCTGCCTCTGGACTTTTCACTGTCACCAGTCAATAAAGTCCCTCTTTGAATTTACGCTATTtggtgaggggagagaggagctgaattccatttgcaacaacatggatgaatccaaAGGACATTATGCTTACGGGAAATAAGCCGGAAGCAGAAAGTCTAATGTTGCATGATCTTACTTCTGTATGTAATCTAAAATGTGAACAAACATTTAAGCTGAGTTGGGTTTCTGTTGCTTACAACTGGTGAATCCAAACTAAATACATCTTTTGCATTCAGTGGCTCACCACTGCCCTTGAAGCCTTGGCAAGCCACCTCCCGACAGCCCAGGATCTGGATAAGAAGGCAGAAAAACACAGACTTCAGCCAGTTCAATGGTCTTGTTGTCAACAAAGCATTAAAAATGGGGAGTGGGGGGATCTGTTTCACAACACGGATCCCCTTATTCTCAGAATGTCCCAGAGTCCTGTTTGGTGTGGAATATGATTTTCTACACACTCACTATGGTTTTCAGTGGCCTCTTGGAATGCCTAGCTGACAAATCAACAGGTTGATGTATGCGcacctctctggtggctcagacagtaaagaatctgcctgcagtgtgggagacctgggttcgatccctgggttgggaagattccctggaggagggcatggcaacccactccagtattgttgcctggagaatcccccagaggagcctggtgggctatagtccatgggtttgcaaagagtcagacacaactgagggactaagcacagcatccCCAAATGTAGTTCAGAAGTGTATTATCTCCTTTATCTTCACGGCGGCTCTGATGGGTGGAATGACAGAGACTCCCAGTAGCCCCTTCTCCCTTAATAATACACCCTCAGATGTTTACCTGGCCATAGCCATGTGGAATAGACACCACATTTCCAAGCTTCCCCAGTAGGTGGTCTGGGTGAAGAATAAAGTCTGGCCAATAGGATTTAAGCAgaggttgtgtgtatgtgtgtgcacagctTTGGAGAAGAGCCCTTAAAGGCAAGCacgtcttctctttttctttcctgctggCTGGAATGCTGCCTGTGATAGTTCTCTTGGAGCACATGGTGAGCTTGGCATCACAGAGCAACAAGACAGACGGACATGGAGCCTGACAGCAGTCTGTACCACACCAGCCACACACTGGCCATTTCGTAGAAAAACTCCCACCTACTAAAACCATGGTGAGAAGGGGTTTCTCTGATACACACTAAGCTAATTCTAAAAAACACAGGTGGGAGTTATGAACTTTCTTtgtacaggtaaggaaactgaagtgCAAAGAGGCCAAGTGAGCTGCCTAGCTGGTAAATAGCTGAACTTGAAGTGGAGAATAGAGAATCCAGCACCACTACCCCAGCATGATAGCCTTGCCTGCCCAATTTGGGGAGAAAGGATGGGATGGGTAATTCTCTTTTCTGGGCTCTGGATTTAGTCCTTATCTGATCACTAGAGATTGTCtaatctcaattttatttttccacagTTGTTTACTAATTGAAGCCAAGAAACTGGGACTGGGGTAGGACAAGGTTGAAGTGAAAACAGGTTGCTCCTTCAAAAGATTGAAGAGTTCGAGAAACTCAAGTCAATGCATTACTCATAAATTTAAGAACCACCCATCATTTCAAAAGCCCAAGTGCAAACACCACTGATTCTAGTTCTCTCCTTCCTCAAACACACCCAAAACACCTCAAGCAAGAAGGGCGGCcacttctttttctattcttaaaCAAAGTGGCAGATACCCCATTTaagcctgaaaaagaaaatagatttggTTTTAGGAAAAGTTGTCTGTTTGTGGAAAGTTTAAGAAGCTGGAGCAGGACGCCAGGAGTCCCAGGTGCTCCCAACTCAAATAACTAGAGTAAGTCTTTAGCTACTTGGATTGGGTGTTATAAAATGCCAAGTGGGAGTAAGTCAGCTAGGCGGGAGCTGGGAGGGAACTGGAGACAAAGCACACCCCACCTAAAGGTGTGCACAGAGAATGGGCATGTGAGAATTCAGGCTTAGATCTGCTGCTAGATCTTATTTCATAGGACAGGTTAGGAAAcaaggattattttaaaaaataattgttttgtttgGCAACTAATGGGTCCACTGTTTTGTCTTCAGTGCCTCACAGGGCCTGGAATGTAAGAAGTGCTCAAATGAATAACCAAATGCATGAATGATAAATAATGCacataacccaattaaaaaataagcaaaggacctgaatagtcatttttccaaagaagacatatgaatGGCCAACCAGCACATGAAATGTAAACTGAAACCACGATTAAATAGCACTttgagaccagtcctgggtgttcattggaaggactgatgctgaggctgaaactccaatactttggccacctcatgcgaagagttggctcactggaaaagaccctgatgctgggagggattgagggcaggaggagaaggggacgacagaggatgagatggctggatggcatcactgactcgatgcacatgagtttgggtggactccaggagttggtgatggacagggaggcctggcgtgctgcagttcatggggttgcaaggagtaggacacgactgagcgactgaactgaactgaaccgaactgtacCCACAGGAAGGTATAAACAAAAAACAGCATAACAAATTTGGGGAGCATGTGGAGAGACTGGAACTCTTttgcattgctgatgggaatgtaaatggtgcagctgctgtggaaaacatttTTGGTGGTTCTCCAAAGAGTTAAACACAGAGTTAACATTTGACCTGGCAATTGTACTCTTAGGCAGATAcccaaaagaagtgaaaacaagTTTTCAAAgatttgtacacaaatgtttagaGCAGTACTatccacaatagccaaaaagtgaaaagaacCGAAATATCCAGCAGTGCataagtggataaacaaaatggggAATAtctctacaatggaatattatttgaccataagaaggaatgaaatactgatacatgctacaacatggatgaaccttgaaaatactgtagtaagtgaaagaagccagacacagaaaatcACATatagtataatttcatttatgtcATGTTGAGGTTAGGCAAATCTGTAGAGACAAAAAGTAGCGTAAGTGGTTGCTTAGGGCAGAGGGGATGGGAGGATAGAGAGGTGATAGCTAAGGGTGTGACTTACACATATCCATAAACACAATAAAAAtgattgaattgtacacttaaaaataatgtACAAAATTCTATTCCTAGGTATACAGCCAAAAGAAATCACACCTGTGCCCACCAAAAGACAGGATATTTGCATTTGTATCTCCAATATGGAAACTACCTACTCAACagtagaatagataaacaaatggTGATGattatttacaatgttatatagCAATGAGAACAAATGAACTCTGACTACACCCAACGATATGAATGGAACTCATTAAAAActgttaaatgaaagaagccagagaggaAAAGGTGTATACTGTCTGATTCCATGTAAACATACAAAACAGGCAAAACCATTTTCTATGCTGTTAGAAGTCAAGAGAGTGGCTAAGGAGGTTCTGGTTCTATGGGTGTGTTCAATTTATCAAAACTTTATCAAACAAGTACATAAAATATGTGTACTTTCCTGAACGTATGCTATATTTCAACACAAAGTTAATCAGCTGGCtcggtggtgaagaacctgcctgccaacgcagaagatgcaggagacctgggttcgatccctgggttgggaagatcccctggagaggaaaatggcaatccattccaggattctggcctgggaacttccaaggacagaggagcctggtgggctacagtccgtggggtcacgaagagccgaacacaactgagtgagcacaatGGTGCACAATGAAGTTAAAAAGAAGAGCTTAAACCAGTGTTGACAGAAACACAATTCATAAACTAAATTTAGCAACTGACTATGGTATTTACCATCctgtcagaaaaataaaagcagcatgTATTGCTTCTGTGCAAAATACATGCATACATTAATACTGGGCAAGCCAAGCAAACACGTCTGTTTGTGATTTCCATCTTAGAAActgctcaagaaaataaataagctcaGTTTTGAATGTAGCAGAGTTTTCCTTTCTGAGAGTTCCAACAGATGAGAAAGCAGTTCTGTGTCCTCTGTGGAGTTCCTGTTACCCCGTGACTGCTGGCCCAGGCAACTGGTTTCCTACATGGATGCATGTTCCCTACATTCAGCAGAATAGGGCAGATCAGGACACACTGCTTACTATTTAGAATGTGGCTTACCGGAGGCAAAGCTTTGGCCTTGCTCCAGTGGGAAAACAGGATCCACCAAAGAATTGTCTACTTGCAGATATAATTTACAGGAATGTCTGTAGAGATGTTTAATGACAAGTGGGGAGTGTACTGATTCTGATTTATGAAAAAGACGGGCATGCTCAGCGAAGAAGGGCAGGGATGGGTAAATTTCCTGAAGGGCAGAGAACTTAAGGAAGTGAAAAAACAGTGAGCATGTCCCCTGTAATGCTGTCAGGCAAATCATCCCAAGTGTGCATATCCCTGTCTTACAAATGGAGAAACGAGAGAGAAGTTAAGCAGCTTGTCCAAGATGCCACCATAAAAGGTGGTTAAAAAAAAGCCTCATTATTCAATCACAAACAGCTTTCCACAAAAAAGACAAGTGACGTTgacacaggaaacacaaaaatagCCCAATCTGCCACAAATGCACAGAAGAAAGAAGACAAGTGCCCAGTAAGCAAGATGTCCATGTCCCAGAGCAAACCAACCATGAGCAATCAGCAGAGATGGAACATATCAATAGTATGATGTCTGTGATTTATTTTCAAACAGTGACCAAAACTACGTGCGTGTGTGTTTATAAACGGTATCTATAAAAAggataattttttattaatgagGCAAGAGattcattttcttcagtttccctatctggGTGGGTGCCAACCCTGGGCCTCTTTTGGTATGTACTGTTCTTTACGCTGCAGCCCATCCACAGCCTCATTTGAGGTTGTGCAGGACCTGGCAGCAGACCTGAAGCTAATGGCACCACAGGCCCATGGAGAACCAcccccatttatttcccaccTTCCAGCCCTCAAGCACACACTGGCTCTTTTCCATGACTTACTTGTGCTATCTGATTCATCTTTGCTGCCTCTGAAACCATCTTTCGAGCTCACTTCTAGTACCAAGCACATTGGCTTTGCACGCTAACTCACAGTCCCCTGGTTATAGTCGCCTGTGCACTGCTGTTGGCCCTCCCCAGTGTAGCCTAGCCTTCCAGCAGTACCTGGTCCGAAAACATGGTCTGCTTAGCTCAGGGAACTTCTGTGAGCAATTGCAGCACTCTGTGACACTCCAAGGCAGATGACCAAAGTCAGGGCCAGAGGCTCTGTAAGCACCAAGGATCACAGGTCCTGACAGGGTCAGGAAGAGACCACAGGCAGAGCTGGACGCTGAAGGAGCCGTGGAGGCAGGGATGACCACGCCACCTGAGTACATAGGTATGAGGATATACTTGGGAAAGAAGCAGTTTGTCTTGCCTCTTATTACATATTACTTGCTGGGTAGAGGTTTCTGGGATCTG
Coding sequences within it:
- the ACSF2 gene encoding acyl-CoA synthetase family member 2, mitochondrial, with protein sequence MAVYVGMLRVARLCARSPRVLGARVGLSRSWQEARLWGVRPLSSGELDHTVPLPVGGFSYVQGHVGLHLSNKTVGRCLDATAQRIPDQEALVVHHENIRLTFAQLKEEVDKAASGLLSIGLRKGDRLGMWGPNSYAWVLMQLATAQAGIILVSVNPAYQAMELEYALKKVGCKALVFPRQFKTQHYYNILKQICPEVEKAQPGALKSQRLPDLTTVISVDAHLPGTLLLDEVVAAGSQEQNLARLRHTQQFLSCHDPINIQFTSGTTGSPKGATLSHYNIVNNANMIGQRLRLHQKTPEESRVVLPSPLYHCLGSVGGTMVSLMHGVTLILCSPVFEGKKTLEAISRERGSFLYGTPTMFVDVLNQPDFSSYDISTIRGGVIAGSPAPPELIRAIINKLNMKELVVAYGTTENSPVTFMNFTEDTVEQKAESVGRVMPHTEAQIVNMETGTLTELHTPGELCIRGYCVMLGYWGEPRKTEEAIGQDKWYRTGDIATMDEQGFCKIVGRSKDMIIRGGENIYPAELEDFFHTHPQVQEVQVVGVKDDRMGEEICACIRLKEGEKTTAEEIKAFCKGKISHFKIPRYIVFVTNYPLTVSGKIQKFKLREQMEQHLNL